One window of Actinomycetota bacterium genomic DNA carries:
- a CDS encoding AAA family ATPase, protein MSEQTDELAAEQEHLERAWSRLEELRERAIETADAHREVTSHHQQLYERDVLLHSIATRYASLTIGDEQQLIFGRTDDLAGETLHIGRVGLRDEDLDTLVVDWRAPAAEAFYRATYADPHGLIRRRTILTRGRRVIAIEDQLLDPEHAPDDVALVGDAALLAAVTRSRAHHMRDIAATIQAEQDRVIRQPEDVDVIVSGGPGTGKTAVALHRVAYLLYSARERIGRRGALVIGPNRRFVDYIDRVLPSLGEDQVVLLPITGFVSKVDDTLRDPPDVAALKGDPRMAQVVQRLPAQLLPQLTPEDVPTFQVASVSFRPDPGALQQARSRVARPDLGLNARRQFAADRLAAELTQAWSQAAGRRPADANEVAATIRTDPGFDRLVRRFWPLADAPSMWRTMTTEPERLADAARGVLDEDEIAALVRSFQGRSPGAVGPADAALVDELFARVGPRPRKRQEVERHPDELSVWSEREGTAERGGVPDPQTYDGWAHIVIDEAQDLTPMQWRMLARRSRAANLTIVGDPHQTAADEPTDWKQLLAEHLDRPDIVVTELSTNYRTPARIVETAARILRQADPDAEPPLSLREGDAPEVVVVPRAELADQVAGAAQRILARVDGTAAVIAPLEVLDEAAAAVTALLGGDDRLAVVDPIAAKGLEWDGVVVADPEAVVATTATTRRGGLRTLYVAMTRATHHLIVVAPDDAVPEALSQATAHPRRR, encoded by the coding sequence ATGTCCGAACAGACCGACGAGCTCGCGGCTGAGCAGGAGCACCTCGAGCGTGCGTGGTCGCGGCTCGAGGAGCTGCGCGAGCGTGCGATCGAGACCGCGGACGCTCACCGCGAGGTCACCAGCCACCACCAGCAGCTGTACGAGCGTGACGTTCTCTTGCACAGCATCGCGACGCGGTACGCCTCGCTGACCATCGGCGACGAGCAGCAGCTCATCTTCGGCCGCACCGACGACCTGGCGGGCGAGACGCTGCACATCGGGCGTGTGGGGCTGCGCGACGAGGACCTCGACACCCTGGTCGTCGACTGGCGCGCCCCGGCCGCGGAGGCCTTCTACCGCGCCACCTACGCCGATCCACACGGGCTGATTCGGCGTCGCACGATCCTCACCCGCGGACGGCGGGTCATCGCGATCGAGGACCAGCTCCTCGACCCCGAGCACGCCCCCGACGACGTCGCGCTCGTGGGCGACGCGGCCCTGCTCGCCGCGGTCACCCGGAGCCGCGCGCACCACATGCGCGACATCGCGGCGACCATCCAGGCGGAGCAGGACCGCGTCATCCGTCAGCCGGAGGACGTCGACGTGATCGTGTCGGGTGGCCCTGGCACGGGCAAGACCGCGGTGGCGCTGCACCGGGTCGCCTACCTGCTGTACAGCGCGCGGGAGCGCATCGGGCGGCGAGGCGCGCTCGTGATCGGTCCCAACCGTCGCTTCGTCGACTACATCGACCGCGTGCTGCCGTCGCTGGGCGAAGACCAGGTGGTGCTCCTGCCGATCACCGGGTTCGTGTCCAAGGTCGACGACACCCTGCGCGACCCGCCCGACGTCGCCGCGCTCAAGGGCGACCCCCGCATGGCACAGGTCGTACAGCGGCTGCCCGCACAGCTCCTCCCGCAGCTCACGCCGGAGGACGTGCCGACCTTCCAGGTGGCGTCGGTCAGCTTCCGTCCCGATCCGGGGGCGCTCCAGCAGGCACGCAGCCGCGTCGCCCGCCCTGACCTCGGGCTCAACGCCCGACGCCAGTTCGCGGCCGACCGACTCGCCGCAGAGCTCACGCAGGCGTGGTCACAGGCTGCGGGGCGACGTCCGGCCGATGCCAACGAAGTCGCTGCCACGATCCGCACCGACCCCGGTTTCGATCGTCTGGTGCGCAGGTTCTGGCCGCTCGCCGACGCGCCGAGCATGTGGCGCACGATGACGACCGAGCCCGAGCGCCTGGCCGACGCCGCACGAGGCGTGCTCGACGAGGACGAGATCGCCGCGCTGGTGCGCTCGTTCCAAGGTCGGTCACCCGGCGCGGTGGGACCCGCCGACGCGGCTCTGGTGGACGAGTTGTTCGCACGCGTCGGTCCCCGCCCCAGGAAACGCCAGGAGGTGGAACGCCACCCCGACGAGCTGAGCGTGTGGAGCGAGCGCGAGGGCACCGCCGAGCGCGGCGGGGTCCCCGACCCGCAGACCTACGACGGCTGGGCGCACATCGTCATCGACGAGGCGCAGGACCTCACGCCGATGCAGTGGCGGATGCTGGCACGTCGCAGCCGCGCGGCGAACCTCACGATCGTGGGTGACCCGCACCAGACCGCCGCGGACGAGCCGACGGACTGGAAGCAGCTCCTCGCAGAGCACCTCGACCGCCCCGACATCGTCGTGACCGAGCTGTCCACCAACTACCGCACTCCGGCGCGCATCGTCGAGACCGCAGCCCGGATCCTGCGCCAAGCCGACCCCGACGCCGAGCCGCCGCTGAGCCTGCGCGAGGGCGACGCCCCAGAGGTCGTCGTGGTGCCACGCGCCGAACTGGCCGACCAGGTAGCGGGCGCGGCTCAGCGGATCCTCGCCCGGGTCGACGGCACCGCCGCCGTCATCGCCCCTCTCGAGGTTCTCGATGAGGCCGCCGCCGCCGTGACCGCGCTGCTCGGCGGCGACGACCGGCTCGCGGTCGTCGATCCCATCGCCGCGAAGGGGCTCGAGTGGGACGGCGTCGTGGTCGCCGACCCAGAGGCCGTCGTCGCCACCACCGCCACGACCCGGCGGGGCGGGCTGCGCACGCTCTACGTCGCGATGACCCGCGCGACCCACCACCTCATCGTCGTCGCCCCCGACGACGCCGTCCCCGAGGCCCTGTCTCAGGCGACGGCGCATCCGCGCCGTCGATAG
- the acs gene encoding acetate--CoA ligase: MTQAIEDLLQEARTFPPPPEFTADALLSDEDIYERAEADPEAFWAEQAQALDWSRPWDTVLEWELPYAKWFVGGQLNVAENCLDRHVEAGYGDKVAYHWEGEPGDTRTITYADLLAEVNRFANALKQLGVSKGDRVCIYLGMIPELPVAMLACARIGAPHSVVFGGFSSDALRDRINDAEAQVLITADGAWRNGNQVPLKDNADAAVAETPSIEHVIVVRRTEQEIAWADERDRWYHEVIEDQSEDCPAEPMDSEDLLYLLYTSGTTGKPKGIMHTTGGYLTQVAFTHKHVFDLHPHDDVYWCAADIGWVTGHSYIVYGPLANLSTSVMYEGAPGHPDKDRLWQIVERYGVTILYTAPTAIRTFMKWGEEHPGQHDLSSLRLLGTVGEPINPEAWMWYQEHIGGGRCPIVDTWWQTETGAIMISPLPGVTTTKPGSATFPLPGISADVVDESGESVDIPGGGYLTLTRPWPSMLRGFWGDPERYEQTYWQRFDGVYFAGDGAKRDADGYYWLLGRVDDVMNVSGHRISTTEVESALVDHEAVAEAAVIGAADATTGQAIAAFVILRGGYEPSRGLEGDLREHVGKVIGPIAKPKRILFTDDLPKTRSGKIMRRLLKNVAEDDDLGDTTTLADPGVVAGIKDRYLAQADE; this comes from the coding sequence ATGACCCAGGCCATCGAGGACCTCCTCCAGGAGGCGCGCACCTTCCCGCCGCCGCCGGAGTTCACCGCCGACGCCCTGCTCTCGGACGAGGACATCTACGAGCGGGCCGAGGCCGACCCGGAGGCGTTCTGGGCCGAGCAGGCGCAGGCGCTCGACTGGTCACGACCGTGGGACACCGTGCTCGAGTGGGAACTGCCCTACGCCAAGTGGTTCGTCGGTGGACAGCTCAACGTCGCGGAGAACTGCCTCGACCGCCACGTCGAGGCGGGGTACGGCGACAAGGTCGCCTACCACTGGGAGGGCGAACCGGGGGACACCCGGACCATCACCTACGCCGACCTGCTCGCCGAGGTCAACCGCTTCGCGAACGCGCTCAAGCAACTCGGCGTGTCGAAGGGCGATCGCGTCTGCATCTACCTCGGGATGATCCCCGAGCTACCCGTCGCGATGCTCGCCTGCGCTCGCATCGGGGCACCCCACTCCGTCGTGTTCGGCGGCTTCAGCAGTGATGCGCTGCGAGATCGCATCAACGACGCCGAGGCACAGGTGCTGATCACGGCGGACGGCGCCTGGCGCAACGGCAACCAGGTCCCACTGAAGGACAACGCCGACGCTGCCGTGGCCGAGACGCCCTCCATCGAGCACGTCATCGTGGTGCGTCGCACCGAGCAGGAGATCGCGTGGGCCGACGAGCGCGACCGCTGGTACCACGAGGTCATCGAGGACCAGTCCGAGGACTGCCCCGCCGAGCCGATGGACAGCGAGGACCTGCTGTACCTGCTGTACACGTCGGGCACGACCGGCAAGCCCAAGGGGATCATGCACACGACAGGGGGGTACCTGACGCAGGTCGCGTTCACCCACAAGCACGTTTTCGACCTGCACCCCCACGACGACGTCTACTGGTGCGCCGCGGACATCGGCTGGGTCACCGGCCACAGCTACATCGTCTACGGGCCGCTGGCCAACCTGAGCACCTCCGTCATGTACGAGGGGGCGCCGGGCCACCCCGACAAGGACCGGCTGTGGCAGATCGTCGAGCGCTACGGCGTCACGATCCTCTACACCGCCCCGACCGCGATCCGCACCTTCATGAAGTGGGGCGAGGAGCACCCCGGCCAGCACGACCTGAGCTCACTGCGCCTACTCGGGACGGTCGGCGAGCCCATCAACCCCGAGGCGTGGATGTGGTACCAGGAGCACATCGGCGGCGGCCGCTGCCCGATCGTGGACACGTGGTGGCAGACCGAGACCGGTGCCATCATGATCAGCCCCCTTCCGGGCGTGACCACGACCAAGCCGGGTTCGGCGACGTTCCCGCTGCCGGGCATCTCGGCCGACGTCGTCGACGAGAGTGGCGAGTCGGTGGACATCCCCGGAGGCGGGTACCTCACGCTCACGCGGCCGTGGCCGTCGATGCTGCGCGGCTTCTGGGGTGACCCGGAGCGCTACGAGCAGACGTACTGGCAGCGGTTCGATGGCGTCTACTTCGCCGGCGACGGTGCCAAGCGCGATGCCGACGGCTACTACTGGCTGCTCGGGCGTGTCGACGACGTGATGAACGTCTCCGGCCACCGCATCTCGACCACCGAGGTCGAGTCGGCGCTCGTCGACCACGAGGCCGTCGCGGAGGCGGCGGTCATCGGGGCGGCGGACGCCACCACCGGCCAGGCGATCGCGGCGTTCGTCATCCTGCGCGGCGGCTACGAGCCATCACGCGGGCTCGAAGGCGACCTGCGCGAGCACGTCGGCAAGGTCATCGGGCCCATCGCCAAGCCCAAGCGCATCCTGTTCACCGACGACCTGCCCAAGACCCGCTCGGGCAAGATCATGCGGCGGCTCCTCAAGAACGTCGCCGAGGACGACGACCTCGGCGATACCACCACGCTCGCCGATCCCGGGGTCGTGGCCGGCATCAAGGACCGCTACCTCGCCCAGGCGGACGAGTAG